A part of Aegilops tauschii subsp. strangulata cultivar AL8/78 chromosome 2, Aet v6.0, whole genome shotgun sequence genomic DNA contains:
- the LOC109752962 gene encoding FBD-associated F-box protein At5g27750-like, translated as MEIHSGAPCTKRAKLAPLATPSSGCLAVAAGRGEDRISDLPDAILGEVISCLSTREGIRTRMLARRWRPVWPTAPLNLDCREIPVARLFNALETVHVEIISRVSSYSEELARIRYIRTWHQGKTVPGDGACLPESILSSHVGAVLRLCIPACYLQCRPSTVHTWLESPRLNNLQIPDHYVEVLELPLVKRLSLVEVDISDFSLQSMINSSCPALECPLLVCNRERHQITINSPNLVSIGIRGENGKFIIEDAPSLQRLIHDLQSNNMEVFIVSAPKLETLGKFSISLDRTGLMDLATVSLSTMRQSVKTLFLAMTYKVDLVVHLLKCLPNLENLFVQGGNVHDGARNIWRRKHRAFLKEHIIHLKRVTLEDYEKSGKNTEFVRFFILKATELETMRIKFRFPLDFMPEFYEQRVECLDLSDPFTCACWTQGCS; from the exons atggagatccACTCCGGTGCGCCATGCACCAAGAGGGCGAAGCTCGCGCCACTGGCGACGCCGTCCTCTGGTTGTTTGGCGGTAGCGGCTGGACGCGGCGAGGACCGCATCAGCGACCTCCCAGACGCCATCCTCGGTGAGGTCATCTCCTGTCTCTCCACTAGGGAGGGCATCCGCACTCGGATGCTCGCACGTCGTTGGCGTCCTGTTTGGCCGACCGCTCCTCTGAATCTTGACTGCCGTGAGATCCCTGTCGCTCGTCTTTTTAACGCCCTAGAAACAGTTCATGTCGAGATCATCAGTAGGGTCTCTTCCTACAGCGAGGAGCTTGCTCGCATACGATACATCAGAACTTGGCATCAGGGAAAAACAGTTCCTGGTGATGGTGCTTGCCTTCCAGAGTCCATCCTCTCCAGCCATGTGGGCGCAGTTCTCCGCCTTTGTATACCGGCGTGCTACCTCCAATGCAGACCCTCTACTGTCCACACCTGGCTTGAGTCCCCCAGATTGAACAATCTCCAG ATACCAGACCATTATGTAGAGGTACTTGAACTACCACTGGTCAAGAGACTTTCGCTTGTTGAGGTTGATATATCAGACTTCTCGTTGCAAAGCATGATCAACTCTAGTTGCCCTGCACTCGAGTGCCCGCTGCTTGTTTGCAATAGAGAAAGGCATCAGATCACAATAAATTCCCCTAACCTTGTAAGCATCGGCATCCGTGGTGAGAACGGAAAATTCATCATCGAGGATGCCCcctcacttcaaaggttgatccacGATCTCCAGAGCAATAACATGGAGGTATTCATCGTCTCTGCACCCAAGCTAGAGACATTGGGCAAATTCAGTATCTCGCTTGACCGCACAGGTCTTATG GATTTGGCGACGGTCAGCCTATCTACAATGCGGCAATCTGTCAAAACCTTGTTTTTGGCCATGACTTATAAAGTGGACCTGGTCGTTCACTTGCTTAAGTGCCTTCCAAATCTGGAGAACTTGTTTGTTCAG GGAGGAAACGTTCATGATGGTGCAAGAAATATTTGGCGTCGCAAGCACCGTGCGTTTCTCAAAGAACACATCATTCATTTAAAGAGAGTAACGCTGGAAGATTATGAAAAAAGCGGGAAGAACACTGAGTTTGTGAGGTTCTTTATTCTGAAGGCAACGGAGTTAGAGACCATGAGGATTAAGTTTCGCTTTCCCTTAGACTTCATGCCAGAATTTTACGAACA GCGTGTTGAATGCCTGGATTTGTCAGATCCGTTCACCTGTGCCTGCTGGACACAGGGCTGTAGTTAG